The stretch of DNA GATGCCATCATCCACGGCGCCGAGCTGATCCGTGGCGTCGCCGAAACCATCGATGAACACTGCCGCGTCCACGCCGGCGAGCCTGGCTTGAACACCTTGGCCAATGCAGCCTTTGCGGCAGAATCAGCATTGATCCTGTTCCAGCACGCGGTAGCGAGCATGAGCGATGAAGTGGGGCCGGCGCATGAGTGATGCCGTTAAAACCATCGTCACGGCAGGCGTGGAGACCTTCCTGGAAGCCGGAAACCCAACAGTGGACCTGCTATGCGTACAGCCGGGTATCCCGATTGACCATGCCTACGAGCATGTGTCGGTACTGCTTGGCTATATCAAGCACCTTGTGCGCGAGGGGGATATGGAGGATGACCACAAGCTGTTGGGCGCTGCGGATTATCTGTTGGCGCTGGCCAAGGCGCTGATGAACGATATCGAAATTGCCAAAAACAAGGTGCATTGATGCGCAGGTGTGGGAGCGGCCTTGTGTCGCGAAAGGGCTGCAAGGCGGTCCCAGGATATCAGCGTTGATGCAGAGATCTTGGGGCCGCTTTGCGGCCCTTTCGCGACACAAGGCCGCTCCTACAAAAGGACCGTGTACGGTGGGGAAATTAGCCTTTCGCAGCATGCACAATGAGAGCTTATGCACAAGAGGCATCGGCGCCTTGCGCGAAAGGCATGCCGCCTCCGTATACCGCCGGTCTTTGCGCAAACACCTGTTTTTACTGGGCTTGAGGCGTATGCCGGAATAAGCCAAACGCTTGAAATAGCGCTTGGCTCCATCCATTCATCAAAAAGCTTGTTCACAGACTTATCCACAGCTTGTGCTGCGGCTAACGGTCACGTTCGGCCAGCAGCAGCAGGTTGCGCGGCGTGAGCGGATAATCGCAGAAAGTACCCAGGCGAACGTCGTAGCCCTGTTCTTCGAGGAACAGGGCGCGGTCGAGTACCAGCCACAGCTCCAGTGGGCGGCGGAACAGGTTGCGCAGGCGCTCGAGGTTGCGCACTTCGGCCAGGCGCTGCCAGCCAGCGGCCTCCAACGCGGCCCAGTCCGGTTTGCCACTCAGCTCGACCTTGCGCAGGTCGGCCAGCTCACGGCAATACTGCTCGAAAGGCTTGCCCAGCCAGGCAACCGGCAGTGAAGGGGTGGACAGGTATTCATCGCATTGGCGTTGCTCGCGCTGCAGCAGGTCGAAGCCCAGGCGTCGGGCCATGGAGCAGTCGCGCTGGTGGCGCACGCGGACGCTGGCGGTGACGGCTTCATTCAATGGCAGGCCGAGGTCGATCATGCTCAGTTGCAGTGGCGAGTGCTGCGGCTGTGGATAACGGCTGGTAGTGCTCGCCGGGGATGCGGTTGTAGCAGCAAGGGGCAACGGCCAGGTGCCGACAGCCTTGCTGGCTGGCCTGGCGCAGCAGGTGAACGTGCAGTTCGCCGCAGGCGTGCAGGGCGACCACGCTTTTATCGTGGTCCAGGTACTGGGCGCTGCTGGTGGCCATGACGTCCTGCTGGACGTGGGTCGCGGGGCAGGTGGTGGTGATCGCTCAGGGCCTGGCCAGCGGCGACCAGCTCGGGGTTGTACTCCAGGCAGGTCAGCTGCTGGCCGGGTTGCAGCAGGCGGCGGCCGAGGTGGCCCTTGCCGGAACACCAGTCGAGCCAGTGGTGAGTGTGTTGGCGAAAGCCCAGGCGGCGGCTGAAGGCTTCGATCTGTTGCCATTTGCGGCCCGGGACGTTGACGTCGAGGCGGTGGCCGGCGTTGGGCAGGCCGGTGTCGGGGAGCTCGCCCAGGGCTGACAGTTGCTCGGCTTGCGCGGCCAGTTGCGGGAATGGGGCGGGCAGGCCTTGCGGGTTGATGTCGGCTTCGGCATCGGCCAGGGTGCACTGGCGCAGGTGGGCGGCGAGTTCAGGGTATTCGGTTTCCCAGTCCAGGCGCAGGGCGGTGAAGGGCCTGGGTTTCCACAGCGGCTGGTGCTCGGTCAGGAACTGGTCGAGGGCCTGGAAGCGCTCGTGCAACTGGTGGCTGTGGAGGTAGGTGGACATGGGGCAGGGCTTGAGGTGTGTGGTGGTTTCAAGGGCCCTTTCGCGGGTAAACCCGCTCCCACGGGTGTCCCACAGGCCTGAAGGCAGTGGAGCTCCTGTAGGAGCGGGTTTACCCGCGAAAGGGCCAGTAGGGGTCAGCGGCCCTGGCAGGCGTCCACGCGCAACCAGCGTTCCAGCAGCTTGAAGCCTTGCACCAGCACGAACGAGATCACCAGGTAGAACACCCCGGCAGCGAAGAAGATCTCCACAGGCAAGTAGGTCCTGGCAATGATGGTACGGGCCATGCCGGTCAGGTCCAGCAGGGTCACGGTGCTGGCCAGGGCACTGGCCTTGAGCATCAGGATCACTTCGTTGCTGTAGGCCGGCAGGCCGATGCGCGAGGCGCGCGGCAACATGATGTAGAACAGCGTCTTGCCCCGCGACATGCCCAGCGCCCGCGCCGCCTCGACCTCGCCCTTGGGGATCGACTGCAGCGCACCACGGAGGATTTCGGCAATGTAGGCCGCCGTGTGCAGGGTCATGGTCAGCACCGTGCACCAGAAGGGATCGCGCAGGTACGGCCACAAGCTGCTCGAAACGCACCCACATCGAACTGCGCCAGGCCGTAGTAGACCAGGAACAGCTGCACCAGCAGCGGCGTGCCACGGAAGAAGAAGATGTAGCTGTACGGTACGGCGCGCACGTACCAGTGACGGGACGAGCGGGCGATGCCCAGCGGGATGGCCAGGGATCAGCCGGCGATGACGGCAATGGCCAGCAGTTCCAAGGTCAGGGTCGCACCCTGGGCCAGGGCGGCAGCCATTTGATGATGACTTCCCAGTTCATTTATTCGGCCCTCGCAAAGCCGCGAGCGGCGCGTTTTTCCATGAAGTGCATGCCGGTCATGGCGATGACGGTCAGGCTCAGGTAGATGCAGGCGGCGACCATGTAGAAGGTGAACGGCTCCTTGGTCACGGTCACGCCGATCTGCGCATGGCGCATGATTTCTTCCAGGCCGATTACCGACACCAGCGCGGTGTCCTTCATCAGGATCATGAACAGGT from Pseudomonas putida encodes:
- a CDS encoding DUF3077 domain-containing protein, with amino-acid sequence MSDAVKTIVTAGVETFLEAGNPTVDLLCVQPGIPIDHAYEHVSVLLGYIKHLVREGDMEDDHKLLGAADYLLALAKALMNDIEIAKNKVH